In one window of Vulpes vulpes isolate BD-2025 chromosome 1, VulVul3, whole genome shotgun sequence DNA:
- the KLK4 gene encoding kallikrein-4, whose amino-acid sequence MLISPTGAPAGNSQWERSPAQDPRAQRQPGADVMTTAGSPWGCFLGYLILGVTGSLASGGGSHIINGEDCSPHSQPWQAALFTEDEFFCGGVLVHPQWVLSAAHCFQNSYTIGLGLHSLEPNQEPGSRMMETDLSIQHPEYNKPFVANDLMLIKLKESVSESDTIQNISIASQCPTAGDSCLVSGWGQLIDGRQPQVLQCVNISVVPEETCNAFYAPVYHPSMFCAGGGQDRKDSCHGDSGGPLVCNGSLQGLVSFGQAQCGLPHVPGVYTNLCKFKDWIQKTIQDS is encoded by the exons ATGCTTATAAGTCCCACAGGGGCCCCTGCAGGAAACAGCCAGTGGGAGCGCAGCCCAGCGCAGGATCCCAGAGCCCAGAGGCAGCCAG GCGCTGACGTGATGACCACAGCAGGAAGCCCCTGGGGCTGTTTCCTGGGGTACCTCATCCTCGGTGTCACAG GATCCCTGGCCTCGGGTGGCGGCAGCCACATCATCAACGGCGAGGACTGCAGCCCGCACTCACAGCCCTGGCAGGCGGCACTGTTCACGGAAGACGAGTTTTTCTGCGGGGGCGTTCTGGTGCATCCGCAATGGGTGCTGTCAGCCGCACACTGTTTCCAGAA CTCCTACACCATCGGGCTGGGACTGCACAGTCTTGAGCCCAACCAGGAGCCAGGCAGCAGGATGATGGAGACTGACCTCTCCATACAGCACCCAGAGTACAACAAACCCTTTGTCGCCAACGACCTCATGCTCATCAAGTTGAAAGAATCGGTGTCCGAGTCTGACACCATCCAGAACATCAGCATCGCCTCCCAGTGCCCGACCGCTGGGGATTCTTGCCTCGTTTCTGGCTGGGGTCAGCTGATAGATG GCAGGCAGCCCCAAGTGCTCCAGTGCGTGAATATCTCCGTGGTGCCCGAGGAGACCTGCAATGCCTTCTATGCCCCTGTGTACCACCCCAGCATGTTCTGCGCAGGCGGAGGACAGGACCGAAAGGACTCCTGCCAC GGTGACTCTGGGGGCCCCCTGGTCTGCAACGGATCCCTGCAGGGCCTCGTGTCTTTTGGACAAGCCCAGTGTGGCCTACCCCACGTGCCAGGCGTCTACACCAACCTCTGCAAGTTCAAGGACTGGATACAGAAAACCATCCAGGACAGTTAA